The region AGGCTCAAGgcattgtaaaaaaaaaagcaaatgcTCTTACTTCCCTCGGAGTTCAAGTTAGCAGATGGGATCTGATTCATTAGAAGAAGGGATGTGCTTTTTCTCTAACACTAGATGCGCTTGATCTAGTCCTCCCTTGTAACTAGATCCCTAGCttggaaatttttaaaaaatctataaCTGGCTTACTTTCGGACTTAGCAATGGCCATTAGGAGCACTTCTACAAATATTTCTATTGGGAATGCCACTACTTTTACTACTGCTTCAATGGGAATACATTTAAGGACTCCTGAAAAGGGCGACTACTGTATTCATTCAAACAAGACCAAATCCTTTAGAAGTCCAAAAGTCTCATTTACATTATTAAGATTTTGCAGTTTCCAAAAAGTTTGGTCCGTCAATTCCGAAAATGTTAAGTTAGGGAGAAGAAAGTTATGCCGATTAAATAGAAAAAGGTATTCGAGATTTTGGCTGATAGCTGCTTTAAGATACGATACTACGTCATGCTGGAGCAGGGGATTTTTATCAGGCTGCTGTTGTTGAACTAGGTGTTCAATTAGGTTGAGAAGAACTTCTTTTGGGGCAATaacttattttttctttatttaggATCGCTAGTGATATCCTAATTCGGCTACCTCTCCCACGCATCAAGGCAGACATAAGAAACTATTGCCAAGGGAGACCTGAGTACGCTATGCCCCATCACCTACAAAAGGATCAGTTACAGGAGTGATGCGCTTCCCAGGGCCCTCTGCGTCAGAGCGACCCCGCCGGGGGTCGATCCAATCACCCGGAGTTCAATTTCGATCCATTAGGTTCTTCGATTTGTTCAGAAAAGAAACGAGAGACAAGAAAACATCTTTGATTACGATTAAAAGGAACAATCTAAAATAGACCAAGATCCAATTTCGGGTCATTTCTTGGTGAACATAATTTGCCATAATCTCTTCGATCCCTTCATTTATATGCCAGAATAAAGAGAGATTTGGTAGGAAAGTGGAAGATACTTTTTTGTATATGAGAAAAAAAGGAAGAAGCAAAGCTGCAGTAATTCTTTGGAAAAGCCCGGTTCTCTTTGTCTTCGAGCTTTCATTCCTCAATCCACTGTTTCGTTCCTTCATATACCCCCCACCAATAGATAGAAACAAATAGGAATAACCAAACCACGTCTACAAAATGCCAGTACCATGCAGCTGCTTCAAAGCCAACGTGATGCTCCTTGGTCAGATGACCAAGATATTGGCGAATACCACATATGATCAAGAAAAGAGTACCTATAATCACATGAAAACCATGAAAGCCGGTTGCTAAGAAAAAGGTAGAACCATAAATACTATCCGAAATAATGAAGGGTGCTTGATAATATTCCATTCCTTGAAAGCCAGTGAATACTAGAGCCTGTGAAACGGTAGCTACTAAAGCATAAACTGCTCGTTTTTCCTTCCCCGCGAGTATAGCATGATGAGCCCAAGTTACTGCAGCTCCGGATGAAAGGAGAATAGGGGTATTAAGAAAAGGGATTTCCCGAGGATCTAAAACCCCAATCCCTTTTGGGGGCCAAATACCTCCGATCTCTACCGTAGGTGCCAAAGAAGAATGAAAAGAAGCccaaaaaaaagcaaaaaggAACATAACCTCCGATACGATGAACGGAATAAAACCATATCGAGGTCCTAATTGTACGACTTTGGTATGATGTCCTTCCAACGTGGACTCACGTGGAACATCGCGCCACCATACAAACATGGTATATAGGATCAAGAGGAGGCCCAAACTGAGAAGTGTTGCACCCCCTTGAAATGAGTGCATGTACATCACACCTCCTACGGTGGTTGCCAAAGTTCCGAGTGAACCCGAAATAGGCCATGGACTTGGATCTACCAAATGATAAGAATGCCTCTGAGATTCAATCA is a window of Mercurialis annua linkage group LG2, ddMerAnnu1.2, whole genome shotgun sequence DNA encoding:
- the LOC126669030 gene encoding cytochrome c oxidase subunit 3 → MKEPSLPICLSCQIERKLDPKESFFTTLGGGGEGGGGLHTTEAKWFMIESQRHSYHLVDPSPWPISGSLGTLATTVGGVMYMHSFQGGATLLSLGLLLILYTMFVWWRDVPRESTLEGHHTKVVQLGPRYGFIPFIVSEVMFLFAFFWASFHSSLAPTVEIGGIWPPKGIGVLDPREIPFLNTPILLSSGAAVTWAHHAILAGKEKRAVYALVATVSQALVFTGFQGMEYYQAPFIISDSIYGSTFFLATGFHGFHVIIGTLFLIICGIRQYLGHLTKEHHVGFEAAAWYWHFVDVVWLFLFVSIYWWGVYEGTKQWIEE